The proteins below are encoded in one region of Sporosarcina sp. FSL K6-1508:
- a CDS encoding PadR family transcriptional regulator — protein MDKGALSQLDSMELSFVALLSNLQKLHCCTHYFDSRSNVFYIVVRGEMMDGKAISADLIRGNIDTIILRVLKNGDNYGYEIMKAIYEGSSGEYILKEPTLYSSLKRLEKAGFINAYWGDQSQGGRRKYYTLTNDGIAAYEQNLVAWNRAKELIDRLVQERSGDVD, from the coding sequence TTGGATAAAGGAGCGTTAAGTCAGCTTGATTCGATGGAGTTGTCTTTCGTTGCTTTACTCAGTAACTTACAAAAATTACATTGTTGCACACATTACTTTGACAGTCGTAGTAATGTGTTTTATATTGTAGTTAGAGGTGAAATGATGGATGGAAAAGCGATTAGTGCTGATTTAATCAGAGGAAATATAGATACGATTATTTTGCGGGTATTAAAAAATGGAGATAATTACGGATATGAAATCATGAAAGCAATCTACGAAGGCAGTTCAGGAGAATATATTTTGAAAGAACCGACGTTGTACAGCAGTTTGAAGAGGTTGGAAAAAGCGGGTTTCATAAACGCGTATTGGGGAGATCAATCGCAGGGAGGGCGCAGGAAATACTACACGCTCACTAATGATGGGATTGCTGCATACGAGCAGAACTTAGTGGCATGGAATAGAGCGAAAGAATTAATCGATCGATTAGTACAAGAGAGGAGTGGAGATGTTGACTAA
- a CDS encoding DUF4825 domain-containing protein, with the protein MKHKAIFGLLAVGLLLFAWMQMVYLPGQEKLEEEENIKQLNPETHNFEKVLQYENPYMGNASNDANLIGSLPLLSDVPWTYELKPEEFKLIVNYNEPIKEIGEDRVKKAILYNVPAVFSLIENLETLEFAFPDQKYTVTRERVNGWFREDIATFNNEKVFAEKVQQPIVKKEHLAEWFGAYIGGEVK; encoded by the coding sequence TTGAAACATAAAGCGATATTCGGATTACTTGCGGTAGGGCTTCTTCTGTTCGCATGGATGCAAATGGTTTACTTACCTGGACAGGAAAAGTTAGAGGAAGAGGAGAATATAAAGCAACTTAATCCTGAAACACATAACTTTGAAAAAGTGCTCCAATATGAAAATCCATATATGGGCAATGCCTCAAATGATGCTAATTTAATCGGGAGTTTACCACTGCTGAGCGATGTTCCTTGGACATACGAATTAAAGCCTGAGGAATTTAAATTGATTGTGAATTATAATGAACCTATTAAAGAAATTGGGGAGGATAGAGTGAAAAAGGCAATTCTTTATAATGTACCAGCAGTATTCTCTCTAATTGAAAATTTAGAAACATTAGAGTTTGCGTTTCCCGACCAGAAGTATACAGTAACGCGTGAGCGAGTCAACGGATGGTTCAGGGAAGATATAGCTACATTTAATAATGAAAAAGTATTTGCAGAAAAAGTGCAGCAACCAATTGTTAAGAAAGAGCATCTTGCGGAATGGTTCGGTGCTTATATAGGAGGGGAAGTTAAATGA
- a CDS encoding SDR family NAD(P)-dependent oxidoreductase: MNVYIITGSSKGIGFELAKQLSGEGHFVIGIARTASKLDGVKFIEADLSETGNLESLMNEIIATTPQDTASFTLINNAGTVNPIGLIGTINAEEVSTAIALNLTAPMILSNAFMMKLKEFDGVKRIINISSGAGRNAYEGWGTYCTTKAGLDHFSRVVALEQENAKYPVDIVSIAPGIIDTGMQETIRGSKEEAFPLLEKFMDYKEKGLLSSAEQTAEKLISFMENVDFKTIDSITDLREY; the protein is encoded by the coding sequence ATGAACGTCTATATTATTACAGGTTCGTCAAAAGGAATCGGCTTTGAACTCGCAAAGCAACTAAGCGGTGAGGGGCATTTCGTCATCGGGATTGCACGGACGGCAAGCAAATTGGACGGGGTGAAATTCATTGAAGCGGATCTTTCCGAAACAGGAAATTTGGAATCTCTTATGAATGAAATAATTGCTACAACCCCGCAAGATACCGCTTCTTTCACGCTTATTAATAACGCGGGTACTGTGAATCCTATAGGTTTGATTGGAACTATTAATGCAGAAGAGGTGAGCACTGCGATTGCGCTTAATTTGACGGCACCAATGATTCTTTCGAATGCCTTTATGATGAAATTAAAAGAGTTCGATGGAGTGAAACGGATCATCAATATCTCTTCAGGAGCGGGCCGCAACGCATATGAAGGTTGGGGAACGTACTGTACGACGAAAGCAGGGCTAGATCATTTTTCACGGGTCGTCGCACTTGAACAGGAAAATGCAAAATATCCAGTCGACATTGTTTCAATCGCTCCTGGAATTATAGATACCGGGATGCAGGAAACCATTCGGGGAAGTAAAGAAGAGGCCTTTCCTCTACTTGAAAAATTCATGGATTATAAAGAAAAAGGGTTATTGAGCAGTGCCGAACAAACGGCGGAGAAATTAATTAGTTTTATGGAAAATGTAGATTTTAAAACGATAGACTCGATAACCGATTTACGGGAATATTGA
- a CDS encoding class I SAM-dependent methyltransferase codes for MKLHRILPFARQLFSETVNAGETVVDATTGNGNDTLFLAELVSETGHVLAFDIQQAALDSTAERLGDLSDRVSLILDSHANVEKYVNGQIGCAVFNLGYLPHSEDLSIVTKADSTIKAIDTMLGLLKKGGIIAVSVYDGHEGGGEERDALLAYVKNLHQADVHVIRYEMINQRNNPPFLIAMEKMKDFTSVKRVD; via the coding sequence TTGAAGCTGCATCGTATTCTTCCTTTTGCAAGACAATTATTCAGTGAAACGGTTAATGCGGGTGAGACTGTTGTCGATGCAACAACAGGCAACGGCAATGATACACTCTTTTTAGCTGAACTTGTCAGTGAAACAGGACACGTCTTGGCATTCGATATTCAACAAGCTGCACTAGACTCGACAGCCGAACGACTAGGTGATTTAAGTGACCGCGTGTCACTGATATTGGACAGTCATGCAAACGTCGAGAAATACGTCAACGGACAAATTGGCTGTGCCGTTTTCAATCTTGGTTACTTGCCGCATAGTGAAGACTTGTCAATCGTGACAAAAGCCGACTCAACAATCAAAGCAATCGATACAATGCTTGGTTTGCTGAAAAAGGGCGGTATCATCGCGGTTTCCGTCTACGATGGACATGAAGGCGGCGGTGAGGAACGGGATGCACTTTTGGCTTATGTAAAAAATCTTCATCAAGCCGATGTCCATGTCATTCGCTACGAAATGATCAATCAACGGAATAATCCCCCGTTTTTGATTGCCATGGAAAAAATGAAAGATTTTACGTCAGTTAAACGTGTCGATTAA
- a CDS encoding TIGR01212 family radical SAM protein (This family includes YhcC from E. coli K-12, an uncharacterized radical SAM protein.) — protein MDKLNLPFPTEGKRYHTWSRHLKDEFGFKVMKVALDAGFDCPNRDGTVAFGGCTFCSVAGSGDFAGDRVDPIDVQFAEISERMHKKWKDGKYMAYFQAYTNTHAPLPKLKEKFEAALAQEGVVALSIATRPDCLPDDVVEYLAELNERTYLWVELGLQTVHEKTANLVNRAHDFKSYVEGVEKLRKHGIRVCTHIINGLPLEDYDMMMETAREVAKLDVQGIKIHLLHLLKGTPMVKQYEKGHLEFLEKQEYIDLVADQLEILPPEMIVHRITGDGPIELMIGPMWSVTKWEVLNGIDKELERRDSWQGKHYAGAVELI, from the coding sequence GTGGATAAATTAAACTTACCATTCCCTACTGAAGGGAAACGCTACCATACATGGTCACGACACTTAAAAGATGAATTCGGGTTCAAAGTGATGAAAGTGGCGCTTGACGCTGGATTTGATTGCCCGAACCGGGACGGCACTGTCGCTTTCGGAGGCTGTACATTTTGCAGCGTTGCAGGATCCGGTGATTTTGCGGGCGACCGCGTCGATCCAATCGATGTCCAATTTGCAGAAATCAGTGAAAGAATGCATAAGAAATGGAAAGACGGCAAATATATGGCCTATTTCCAAGCATACACAAATACACATGCCCCACTTCCAAAGTTAAAAGAAAAGTTCGAAGCGGCATTAGCACAAGAAGGCGTCGTTGCATTGTCAATTGCAACCCGTCCGGACTGCTTACCTGACGATGTCGTCGAGTATTTGGCTGAGCTGAATGAACGGACTTATTTATGGGTTGAACTTGGCCTGCAAACTGTTCACGAAAAAACGGCAAATCTTGTAAATCGTGCCCATGATTTCAAATCGTACGTTGAAGGCGTCGAGAAACTACGCAAACACGGGATTCGCGTCTGTACACATATCATTAACGGCTTACCGCTCGAAGACTATGACATGATGATGGAAACGGCACGCGAAGTTGCAAAACTAGACGTCCAGGGCATCAAAATCCATCTTCTTCATTTACTAAAAGGAACGCCAATGGTAAAACAATATGAAAAAGGCCATCTAGAGTTCTTGGAAAAACAGGAATACATTGACCTCGTTGCAGATCAGCTCGAAATTCTACCACCAGAAATGATTGTCCATCGCATTACTGGTGACGGTCCGATTGAATTAATGATTGGCCCGATGTGGAGTGTTACGAAATGGGAAGTATTGAATGGCATCGATAAAGAACTCGAACGCCGTGACAGCTGGCAAGGGAAACATTACGCAGGGGCGGTTGAATTGATTTGA
- a CDS encoding MDR family MFS transporter produces MPKKVWLLVIGMFINVMGNSFLWPLNTIYMHDYLGKSLSVAGLVLMANAGAGVVGNLLGGYLFDRIGGFKSIIAGISLSIIALVGLVFWHEWQPYIWFLTILGFSGGLIFPSMYAMVATLWPEGGRKAFNSIYLAQNVGVAIGPALAGFVASVSIDYIFPANLAFYVVFFLLAFFGYRKLEIAPDRHTSVIKEKKKIRQKAPFYALLIISGGYLIMWLVYSQWMTTISTHSLSLGISLKQYSLLWTINGLLIVIGQPIIKPIISRLENKIKMQIIIGIIIFSISYIVVSFAGTFTMFIVAMVIVTFGEMFVWPAVPTIASQLSPKGREGFYQGIVNSFATMGRMFGPFFGGILADQYGMQVMLFILTAFMIIPIITSLLYDRPIKKADYQPESHL; encoded by the coding sequence ATGCCTAAAAAAGTATGGCTTCTGGTGATTGGAATGTTTATCAACGTCATGGGCAACTCGTTCCTGTGGCCTCTTAATACGATTTATATGCATGATTATTTAGGGAAGTCGCTTTCTGTTGCGGGTCTTGTCTTGATGGCCAATGCTGGAGCAGGCGTAGTAGGCAACTTGCTTGGGGGTTATTTATTCGACCGGATAGGGGGGTTCAAGTCCATTATAGCTGGAATTTCTCTTTCAATTATTGCGCTGGTGGGTCTTGTGTTTTGGCATGAATGGCAGCCTTACATCTGGTTTTTGACGATTCTCGGTTTCAGCGGGGGTCTAATTTTTCCGAGTATGTATGCCATGGTCGCTACGCTGTGGCCGGAGGGCGGAAGAAAAGCCTTCAATTCGATTTATCTTGCCCAAAACGTCGGTGTGGCAATTGGCCCAGCTTTAGCGGGATTTGTCGCTTCTGTCAGTATTGACTATATTTTTCCAGCGAATTTAGCCTTTTACGTGGTCTTTTTCCTACTAGCTTTCTTCGGTTATCGGAAACTTGAAATTGCGCCTGATCGACACACAAGTGTTATTAAAGAAAAAAAGAAAATTCGACAGAAAGCACCGTTTTATGCGCTGCTAATCATTTCAGGCGGTTATCTGATCATGTGGCTTGTTTATTCTCAGTGGATGACGACAATATCCACACACTCATTATCACTTGGTATTTCATTAAAACAATATAGTTTACTGTGGACGATAAATGGCTTACTGATTGTCATTGGACAGCCAATCATTAAGCCAATCATCTCTAGATTGGAAAATAAAATAAAAATGCAAATAATTATTGGGATTATTATTTTCAGCATTTCTTATATTGTAGTCAGTTTTGCAGGGACATTCACTATGTTCATCGTTGCAATGGTTATTGTGACATTTGGGGAAATGTTTGTCTGGCCAGCCGTACCAACCATTGCGAGCCAGCTTTCGCCTAAAGGAAGGGAAGGGTTTTATCAGGGAATCGTCAATTCCTTTGCGACAATGGGACGGATGTTTGGGCCGTTCTTCGGAGGAATACTTGCCGACCAATACGGTATGCAAGTGATGCTGTTCATATTGACAGCATTTATGATCATTCCAATCATCACTAGTTTACTATACGACCGACCTATTAAAAAAGCCGACTATCAACCGGAAAGCCACTTATAG